TTTTTTTCTTTCATATACCGCAAAAACATTTCAAAAAAATATAAGAAAGTTTTCTTATCCACAACTGGTGTGAATAAACATGAACGAACGAGTGCATTTTGTCCTTCCCGTTCATATCCAATAACAGCTTGTATCATTCCTTTATCTTCTAAAATCATAAATTGTTCGTACAGCCCATTTATTTTATCATCTTTTTTATTAGCTTGTCCGAAAAAAGAATGCAATCTTTCAATATCATTCTTCGTTGCAAAAAAAATCTTTTTCATAATAAATCCCTCCTCATTTTTATATATGAAGAGGGATTTAGGAATAGTACTTATTTAGAAAATAAAGATGAAACAGCCTCAACAATAAATAATTTCACTTCAGGTTCTTCTTCAGACTCTACTACTTCCACCTTTTGATCTTGTTTTTTATCCGCAGACTCTTTTGTTTTTTCCACAGTTTCCACAGTTTCCACCGTTTCTAATGTATCGCTTTTTTCTTGATCCTTTGTTTCTTTCAGATTATCTTGTGCTTTTTTCGTCACTACCTGTTTTACTCCTTCTTTTACTCGCTCTTGCTGATTATTCCCTTTTCGCTGCACTTTATCTTTGTTTACCTCTTTGGTAGGCTCTTCTTCTTTTTCAAGCTGCGGTGTTACTTCCTCTGCTTGATTCAGCGATTCAGCCTTTACAACTTTCTCTTCTTTCTCGACAGCTGTACCGCTCGAAAAATCCATAAAGCACATTGGCGGGAATAATACACACCACCAGTTTGCTCCCTCTCCCTTTCCAATCGTAATTAATACCGCTTCATATTCTCCTGCTGGATAAATAAAGTTACCATAAACCTTTGTAGGAAATTTTATATTCTTTCCAAATGTAACTTGAAATGATTCCTTACTCCCTTCTTCTTGTAACGTATAAGCAACTGTTTTTTCGATTTCTGGGATATGACTTTGAATGACTTGACGCGCTTCCTCAAAGGTTTTTAAATCTGCTACCCAACCATCAATTTGCGCTTTTACTTCATCGCGTACTTTTCGCTTTAATGCTTGATCTTTATCTGAATCACTATTTGCTAAAATCCGAAGACGAACTGCTTCTTTCGGAATCACCGCTGGTCCTTTCGCATCAGCTTTCATATATCCAAACTGCACAAGTAACTGTGCACCAATTAATAGTAAAAGAAAATAAGCAATCACTTGTTTTTTCATTTCCTCCACCGTCCCTTCTAGAAACAGTGTGGACAGACTTTCATCTGTCTAAACTATTAAATTCAAAATCTATGTAAATTTTTTATACAAAAATAGAGCAAGGCTTATGCCTTACTCCATTTCCGCAAAGACCATGCGATCTTTTCCATTAATATCGAAAACCACTTCTACATGAGCATGTGGGAAAGTATCTTCTAATAGCCCTTTTACATC
The window above is part of the Bacillus cytotoxicus NVH 391-98 genome. Proteins encoded here:
- the spoIIR gene encoding stage II sporulation protein R, whose translation is MEEMKKQVIAYFLLLLIGAQLLVQFGYMKADAKGPAVIPKEAVRLRILANSDSDKDQALKRKVRDEVKAQIDGWVADLKTFEEARQVIQSHIPEIEKTVAYTLQEEGSKESFQVTFGKNIKFPTKVYGNFIYPAGEYEAVLITIGKGEGANWWCVLFPPMCFMDFSSGTAVEKEEKVVKAESLNQAEEVTPQLEKEEEPTKEVNKDKVQRKGNNQQERVKEGVKQVVTKKAQDNLKETKDQEKSDTLETVETVETVEKTKESADKKQDQKVEVVESEEEPEVKLFIVEAVSSLFSK
- a CDS encoding GNAT family N-acetyltransferase — its product is MKKIFFATKNDIERLHSFFGQANKKDDKINGLYEQFMILEDKGMIQAVIGYEREGQNALVRSCLFTPVVDKKTFLYFFEMFLRYMKEKKIEQLYLLTNHLQSITIFQFFHFRPVEKEEVPIEIQQLEHFCENIKQQNVIILNCQLLTKLSTD